From a single Macrobrachium rosenbergii isolate ZJJX-2024 chromosome 59, ASM4041242v1, whole genome shotgun sequence genomic region:
- the LOC136837733 gene encoding uncharacterized protein → MKTYILSLLLVATAYYFYAEALPAPEPAAEPMLLSSLADPSREKRQAPGKLGINLGRCCECPGRGLARAPGKTTTIIITTIIISEAKQECCPCTEAGIIQPSPVDA, encoded by the exons ATGAAGACTTACATCTTGTCTCTTCTGTTGGTGGCGACGGCCTACTATTTCTACGCTGAGGCTTTGCCTGCTCCTGAACCAGCAGCC GAGCCCATGTTGCTCTCGTCCCTGGCCGACCCATCACGAGAAAAGCGACAAGCTCCAGGGAAACTCGGAATCAATCTAGGCCGATGCTGCGAATGTCCTGGCCGCGGTCTAGCCCGTGCCCCTGGTAAGACGACCACAATCATCAtaaccaccatcatcatcagcgAAGCCAAACAGGAGTGCTGCCCTTGCACAGAGGCGGGAATCATCCAGCCTTCCCCAGTTGACGCTTAA
- the LOC136837638 gene encoding uncharacterized protein, with protein sequence MYPTPATIIISYIQHYSCPPHNIRKQQDNKLTGRKPNLIHNEDLHLVSSVGGDGHISNAEALPAPEPAAEPMLLSSLADPSREKRQAPGKLGINLGRCCECPGRGLARAPGKTTTIIITTIIISEAKQECCPCTEAGLIQPSPVDG encoded by the exons ATGTATCCCACACCCGCTACCATCATCATTAGCTACATACAACACTACTCCTGCCCCCCCCATAACATCAGAAAGCAGCAGGACAATAAGCTCACAG GTAGAAAACCAAACCTTATCCACAATGAAGACTTACATCTTGTCTCTTCTGTTGGTGGCGATGGCCATATTTCTAATGCTGAGGCTTTGCCTGCTCCTGAACCAGCAGCC GAGCCCATGTTACTCTCGTCCCTGGCCGACCCATCACGAGAAAAGCGACAAGCTCCAGGGAAACTCGGAATCAATCTAGGCCGATGCTGCGAATGTCCTGGCCGCGGTCTAGCCCGTGCCCCTGGTAAGACGACCACAATCATCAtaaccaccatcatcatcagcgAAGCCAAACAGGAGTGCTGCCCTTGCACAGAGGCGGGTCTCATCCAGCCTTCCCCAGTTGACGGTTAA